The genomic segment AGCGCGAACTGGAACAGGAACAGGAGGAGCATCGCGAAGAAGAGGAGCGCGTTGAACGTCTCTTTGGAGCGCCGTTCGGTCAGCAGGTCCTTCCACAGCACGATCCAGGCCCGTCGCGCGTACGTCACGCCGGCTCCTCCGCGTGCAGCTCGTAGAGGTGGCGGATGTCCTCGGCGCTGAGAGCGGCGACCGCCGCGTCGTGAGCCACGCGCCCGCCGGCCATGATGGCCACACGGTCGGTGACGCCGAGGCCACGGCTGAAGCTGTGTGTCGCCATGACGATGGCGCCTCCGCCCGCCTTCACGGCGGCCAGGTGCCCATCCAGCCACTTGCTGGCCCGCGGGTCGAGACCGGCATAGGGCTCGTCCAGCAGCAGGACGCGGGGAGCGGCCAGCACCAGCCGGGCCAGCGATAGCCGGCGTCGCATCCCGAGTGAGAAGGTGCGCACCCTCTCGGCGGCCAGCCGTTCGAGGTCGACGGCGGCCAGCGCGGCGTGCAGCTCGTCGGCCCGGGCGGGGCGGCCCCTCAGGCTGCTCCAGAAGATGAGGTTCTCTCGCGCCGTCAGATCCTCGTAGACCCAGACCCCATGGGCCAGCAGGCCGACCTGGGCGCGGACACGGTCGGGCTCGCGCGCGCAGTCGAAGCCGGCCACCAGAGCGCGGCCCCGGCTGGGCCGCAGCAGCGTGGCCACGATGCGGAGCAGCGTCGTCTTGCCGGCGCCGTTGGCTCCCAGCAAGGCTACGGCCTCGCCGGCGCGGACGTCGAGGTCGATACCGTCCAGCACCAGCGTGCCGCCGAAGGCTTTGCTGAGACCGGCCAGGTGAACGAGAGGTTCAGCCGTCACCGGTTTCCGGGCCTCGGGAACGAGACGCCGCGCGCGCTGCCGCTGTCAGATCCGCATCGCGCGCAGCCGGGCGATCCGCTCCTCGAGCGGCGGGTGCGTCGAGAACAGTTTCATCATCGCCTGCCCGCTCAGCGGGTTGACGATGAAGAGATGCGCGGTGGCGGGGTTGGCGTCCATGGGAACGGCGTGCTGCGCCATGTGAAGCTTCTCCAGCGCCTTGGCCAGACCCCAGGTCTTGCCGGCCACCCGGGCGCCGGTCGCGTCGGCGTGAAACTCGCGCGATCGGGAGACGGCGAGCTGAACCAGCATGGCCGCCAGGGGCGCCAGCACGGCCAGCAGGATCATGACCATCGGGTTGCTGCCGTGCTCCTCGTCATCGCCGCGGTGCCCGCCGAAGATCGCCGCCCACTGCGCCATATGGGCCAGGTACGTGATGGCCCCGGCCAGCGTCGCCGCGAGCGTGGAGATCAAGATGTCTCTGTTGGCGACGTGGGCCAGCTCGTGGGCCAGGACGCCTTCGAGCTCTTCCTCGTCGAGCAGGCGCATGATGCCCTCGGTCACGGCCACCGCGGCGTGCTGAGGGTTGCGGCCGGTGGCGAACGCATTGGGAGTCTCGGACGGGATCAGGTACACGCGAGGCATCGGGATCCCGGCGCGGGTAGCCAGCCGGCGCACGACCGCGTACAGACGGGGGGACTGGCCCTCATCGATGGGCTGCGCTCGGTACATCCTGAGCACGATCCGGTCGGAGAACCAGTAGGAGAAGAAGTTCATCGCCAGGGCCAAGACGAAGGCCACCAGCATGCCTTGCTCGCCCCCGATCGCTCCGCCGACCACCACGAGTATCGCGGTAAGGACCGCCAGCAGCAGCGCCGTTCTGAAGATGTGCGACATCGGGTTTCCCTCCCCGTCGTAACTGCGCCCCAAAGCGTAGCAAAGGGCCCGGCACCGGTCAAACAGTGGTCAAATTCCTTGACTTGCCCTAGACCCGCCGATACACTGGGCCGGTTTAGGGGAAAACTCTCTAAACGACAACAACTTACGCAATTCCCGCGAGACGGAGTCATGATCATTCGAGTGTCCGACCTCCAGGACGACGGGCTGCTGGTGGCCAATGCCGGCGAGTTCGTCGCCCCCTTCACCGATCGTTCCTGGCGGCTCGACGCCGTGCGGCTGCACGTCAGCCGGGACGGCGAGGACGTCGTCGTCGTCGGCGACCTGGCGGCCTCCGTTCCCCTCGTGTGCGGGCGCTGCCTGGAGGAGTTCCGCGTCGATGTCCGCCCGCGGGTGGACCTCCGGTACGTGCCGCGTCCGTCGCTCGTTGACGACGCGGAGCTCGGGGCCGACGATCTGGATCTGGACTTCTACGAGAACGACGAGCTCAACCTGGCCTCGCTCGTAGAGACGGAAACCACGCTGGCGTTGCCGATGAAGCCGCTCTGCCGGGCGGACTGCCGCGGGCTCTGCCCCACCTGCGGGGCCAACCGGAACGCCGCCGGCTGTGCGTGTCCGGCTCCGTCCGCCGATCCCCGCCTGGCCGTGCTCAAAGACCTGACCAGCCGACTCAATCACTGAGGCGAGAGAGGAACCCGGATGCCGCTGCCGAAACGCCGTCACTCGAGAACGCGGGGCCGCAAGCGCCGCACCCACTGGAAGCTAGACGCGCCGGCTCACGCGGTGTGCCCCCAGTGCCGCGAACCCAAGCTGCCGCACCGCGTGTGTCCCCACTGCGGGTACTACAAGGGTCGGGAGATCATTGCCGTCGAGGGTGAGTAGCTGCCCATCGACATGAAGATCGCCGTCGACGCCATGGGCGGCGACTACGGCCCGGCCGTGGTCGTCGAGGGGGCGGTCGCCGCCGCGCGCGAGTACGGGTCCCCCGTGATCCTCATCGGGGACAAGGCTGCGATCGAGCGCGAGGTGATGCGTTTGCGCGCCGAGAGTTCGGCGATCGAGGTCCGTCACGCCTCCCAGGTCGTCAGCATGGCCGAGAGCCCGTCCCAGGCGCTTCGCCGCAAGCGCGACTCCTCCTTGCGGGTGGCCGCTCAGCTCGTCAAGGACGGGGAGGCGGCGGCGTTCGTCTCGGCCGGCAACACCGGCGCGGCGATGGCCATCGCGATGTTCGTGATCGGGGTCCTGCCCGGCGTCGACCGGCCGGCGCTGGCCGCGGTCCTGCCCAACCTGCGGCGGTTCACGGTGCTGCTCGACGTCGGCGCCAACGTCGATCCCAAGCCCTGGCACCTCCTGCAGTTCGCCGTGATGGGTCACATCTACGCGCGCGACATCCTGGGCTACGACAATCCTCGCGTCGGCCTCTTGTCGGTCGGCGAGGAAGAGGGCAAGGGCAACGAGCTCACCAAGGAAGCCTACGAGCAGCTCA from the Candidatus Methylomirabilota bacterium genome contains:
- the ccmA gene encoding heme ABC exporter ATP-binding protein CcmA; translation: MTAEPLVHLAGLSKAFGGTLVLDGIDLDVRAGEAVALLGANGAGKTTLLRIVATLLRPSRGRALVAGFDCAREPDRVRAQVGLLAHGVWVYEDLTARENLIFWSSLRGRPARADELHAALAAVDLERLAAERVRTFSLGMRRRLSLARLVLAAPRVLLLDEPYAGLDPRASKWLDGHLAAVKAGGGAIVMATHSFSRGLGVTDRVAIMAGGRVAHDAAVAALSAEDIRHLYELHAEEPA
- the htpX gene encoding zinc metalloprotease HtpX, whose translation is MSHIFRTALLLAVLTAILVVVGGAIGGEQGMLVAFVLALAMNFFSYWFSDRIVLRMYRAQPIDEGQSPRLYAVVRRLATRAGIPMPRVYLIPSETPNAFATGRNPQHAAVAVTEGIMRLLDEEELEGVLAHELAHVANRDILISTLAATLAGAITYLAHMAQWAAIFGGHRGDDEEHGSNPMVMILLAVLAPLAAMLVQLAVSRSREFHADATGARVAGKTWGLAKALEKLHMAQHAVPMDANPATAHLFIVNPLSGQAMMKLFSTHPPLEERIARLRAMRI
- a CDS encoding DUF177 domain-containing protein, with protein sequence MIIRVSDLQDDGLLVANAGEFVAPFTDRSWRLDAVRLHVSRDGEDVVVVGDLAASVPLVCGRCLEEFRVDVRPRVDLRYVPRPSLVDDAELGADDLDLDFYENDELNLASLVETETTLALPMKPLCRADCRGLCPTCGANRNAAGCACPAPSADPRLAVLKDLTSRLNH
- the rpmF gene encoding 50S ribosomal protein L32; the encoded protein is MPLPKRRHSRTRGRKRRTHWKLDAPAHAVCPQCREPKLPHRVCPHCGYYKGREIIAVEGE
- the plsX gene encoding phosphate acyltransferase PlsX, producing MKIAVDAMGGDYGPAVVVEGAVAAAREYGSPVILIGDKAAIEREVMRLRAESSAIEVRHASQVVSMAESPSQALRRKRDSSLRVAAQLVKDGEAAAFVSAGNTGAAMAIAMFVIGVLPGVDRPALAAVLPNLRRFTVLLDVGANVDPKPWHLLQFAVMGHIYARDILGYDNPRVGLLSVGEEEGKGNELTKEAYEQLKESSLNFAGNVEGRDIYNGRCDVVVTDGFTGNVALKISESLAEMLGAMIKEELMRDLRSKVAASLAMPAFARFKRRVDYTEMGGAPLLGIDGAAIVCHGASPVKAIKNAVRVAGEWAAAGVNEHIKAALEAEVERADREGGRE